From a single Candidatus Omnitrophota bacterium genomic region:
- the lipA gene encoding lipoyl synthase — MIAKPRWLRRDIVSSPKIEETRKFLRDSSVNTVCESAKCPNLCECFGRGVATFIILGDTCTRGCRFCAVNEGIPSAPDREEPSKVYEAARKLNLNYIVVTSVTRDDLPDGGAAHYAATVGYLRERLSGVKIEVLVPDFMGRAEHIDKVCGAGIDVFAHNLDTVRRLHKAVKPKSDYNLSLTVLGKARDISRGGIPTKSGLMLGLGETEEEVVSTMKDLRWAGCDIITLGQYLKPSLGKTEEREFISPKMFEKYEEIAYNLGFTRVSSGPFVRSSYHSTC; from the coding sequence ATGATAGCCAAGCCCCGCTGGCTTAGAAGGGATATCGTATCCTCGCCGAAGATAGAGGAGACAAGAAAATTCCTCAGGGATTCTTCGGTCAACACCGTCTGCGAAAGCGCCAAATGCCCTAATTTATGCGAATGCTTCGGCAGGGGCGTGGCGACTTTTATAATTCTCGGCGATACCTGCACGAGAGGATGCAGGTTCTGCGCGGTAAATGAGGGGATCCCTTCCGCGCCTGACCGGGAAGAGCCTTCGAAAGTTTACGAGGCCGCCAGGAAATTAAACCTTAACTATATTGTCGTCACATCGGTCACAAGGGATGACCTCCCGGACGGGGGAGCGGCGCATTATGCCGCGACTGTCGGATACCTGCGCGAGAGATTAAGCGGCGTAAAAATAGAGGTCCTCGTCCCGGATTTCATGGGGCGGGCGGAGCATATCGATAAGGTATGCGGAGCGGGGATAGATGTCTTCGCGCATAATCTCGATACGGTCAGGAGGCTCCATAAAGCCGTCAAGCCGAAAAGCGATTACAATCTTTCGCTTACCGTATTGGGGAAAGCCAGGGATATATCGCGCGGCGGCATACCTACCAAGAGCGGCCTCATGCTCGGCCTCGGCGAGACAGAGGAAGAAGTGGTCTCAACGATGAAGGACCTGCGATGGGCGGGGTGCGATATTATCACTCTCGGGCAATACCTGAAGCCGTCCCTGGGCAAGACAGAGGAGCGTGAGTTTATATCTCCAAAAATGTTTGAAAAATACGAAGAAATAGCGTATAATTTAGGCTTTACAAGGGTGAGCTCAGGACCGTTTGTCAGGAGTTCCTATCATTCAACCTGTTAA
- a CDS encoding biotin/lipoyl-containing protein → MAKVILPEVGEGAREATISYWHFEEGDRIEEGEDLVEIATDKSAINVPAPCSGVLTEVYFEEGDIVEVGEVLANIEEEEALFEEEE, encoded by the coding sequence ATGGCAAAAGTCATATTGCCTGAAGTCGGAGAAGGGGCCCGGGAAGCCACCATATCTTACTGGCATTTCGAGGAAGGCGACAGGATAGAGGAAGGCGAAGACCTTGTGGAGATCGCCACGGACAAGTCCGCTATCAACGTGCCGGCTCCGTGCTCCGGAGTATTGACAGAAGTTTATTTTGAAGAAGGCGATATAGTCGAGGTCGGAGAAGTCCTCGCCAATATCGAAGAGGAAGAAGCGCTTTTTGAAGAGGAGGAATAA
- a CDS encoding aminotransferase class I/II-fold pyridoxal phosphate-dependent enzyme: protein MHEANRLKRLPLYLFTILDELKEKAKSQGMEVIDLGMGSPDLPPARHIVDELCEQTKHVVNHRYSRPTGEVEKAFKKAIADWYKTKFNVDLDPRTEVLPLIGSKEGIANLCLTFLNNDDIAIVPSPGYTVHFNGPIMAGGILYSLPISKENGYKPDLKSLGREITRMAKILFLSYPHNPTTAVADLAYLESVVDWAKDKDIIIAYDNAYSDFVFEGPPAPSILQVKGAKDKCVEFHTLSKSYNMAGWRIGTVVGNSNIIRSLEKTKSYIDFGLFRPIQYAAIKALTGPQDCVKELVATYKKRRDVFVDGLNKAGWEIDKPQGTFYVWAHIPPKYNALTSMEFCALLVEEAGVVSSPGTGFGEFGEGFVRFALVEPEDKLKIAVDRIKRLLEKKD, encoded by the coding sequence ATGCATGAAGCTAACAGGCTTAAAAGGTTACCGCTGTATCTTTTCACTATCCTTGACGAGCTGAAGGAGAAGGCCAAGTCCCAGGGCATGGAGGTCATAGACCTCGGCATGGGCAGTCCTGACCTTCCGCCGGCCCGCCATATAGTGGATGAATTATGCGAGCAGACCAAACACGTCGTCAACCACCGCTATTCCAGGCCTACCGGAGAAGTCGAGAAGGCCTTCAAGAAGGCGATAGCCGATTGGTATAAGACCAAGTTTAACGTGGATCTCGATCCCCGGACCGAAGTATTGCCTCTCATCGGTTCTAAGGAAGGCATCGCGAACTTATGCCTCACGTTCCTCAACAACGACGATATAGCCATAGTGCCGAGCCCGGGATATACCGTTCATTTTAACGGCCCGATCATGGCCGGGGGCATATTATACAGCTTGCCTATAAGCAAGGAGAACGGGTACAAGCCGGACTTAAAGAGCCTCGGCCGGGAGATCACCAGGATGGCCAAGATACTTTTCCTTAGCTATCCGCATAATCCCACCACAGCTGTCGCCGACCTGGCTTATCTTGAAAGCGTCGTCGATTGGGCGAAGGACAAGGATATAATAATAGCTTACGACAACGCCTATTCTGACTTTGTCTTTGAGGGGCCGCCTGCCCCGAGCATACTCCAGGTAAAAGGGGCTAAAGATAAATGCGTGGAGTTCCACACGCTGTCCAAGTCGTATAACATGGCGGGGTGGAGGATAGGCACGGTCGTAGGCAACTCCAACATCATACGCTCCCTTGAAAAGACGAAGAGCTACATAGACTTCGGCCTTTTCCGGCCGATACAATACGCCGCTATAAAGGCGTTGACCGGCCCTCAGGACTGCGTAAAGGAACTCGTTGCTACATATAAGAAGAGAAGGGATGTCTTTGTCGACGGGCTTAACAAGGCCGGTTGGGAGATCGACAAGCCGCAGGGGACTTTTTATGTCTGGGCCCACATCCCTCCCAAGTACAACGCTCTTACATCTATGGAATTTTGCGCGCTTCTGGTCGAGGAAGCGGGCGTCGTATCTTCCCCGGGGACGGGCTTCGGAGAATTCGGAGAAGGTTTCGTGAGGTTCGCCCTCGTGGAACCCGAAGACAAACTTAAGATAGCCGTCGACAGGATAAAGAGACTCCTGGAGAAGAAAGACTAA